In the Novosphingobium sp. 9 genome, one interval contains:
- a CDS encoding alpha/beta fold hydrolase — MTETVVPFPPQYLTLADGRRIAYRFTAGAGPAIVFLPGYLSDMTGSKALALFAMAQANGRACLLLDYSGCGESGGEFANATLSRWRDEVIALIEALELDEVVLVGSSTGGWLMLLVAEALPDRVRGLVGIAPAPDHTDWGIAQMDKALLADGATLWEENPYGPEPTPTHPGFWADGQANLMLDREIAFDGPVRLLHGQRDTDVPFDISLRLAEHLRSSEVQVTLIKDGDHRLSRESDIRLLLGTVAHLILTHEPAAT, encoded by the coding sequence ATGACCGAGACTGTCGTTCCCTTCCCGCCGCAATACCTCACCCTCGCCGACGGGCGCCGCATTGCCTATCGCTTCACGGCCGGCGCCGGCCCCGCCATCGTGTTCCTGCCCGGATACCTTTCCGACATGACCGGATCGAAAGCGCTGGCCCTCTTCGCGATGGCCCAGGCGAACGGGCGCGCCTGCCTGCTGCTCGACTATTCGGGCTGCGGCGAAAGCGGCGGCGAATTTGCAAACGCCACCCTTTCGCGCTGGCGGGACGAGGTGATCGCGCTGATCGAGGCGCTGGAACTGGACGAGGTCGTCCTTGTCGGCTCCTCGACCGGCGGCTGGCTGATGCTGCTGGTGGCCGAAGCCCTGCCCGATCGCGTGCGCGGTCTGGTCGGCATCGCGCCTGCGCCCGATCATACCGATTGGGGCATTGCGCAGATGGACAAGGCGCTGCTGGCCGATGGTGCAACGCTCTGGGAAGAGAACCCATACGGCCCCGAGCCCACGCCGACGCATCCCGGCTTCTGGGCGGACGGTCAGGCCAACCTCATGCTCGATCGCGAAATCGCTTTCGACGGCCCGGTGCGCCTGCTCCACGGCCAGCGCGATACCGATGTGCCCTTCGACATTTCCCTGCGCCTTGCCGAGCACCTGCGTTCATCCGAGGTGCAGGTCACGCTCATCAAGGACGGCGATCATCGCCTTTCGCGCGAATCCGATATCCGTCTGCTGCTGGGCACCGTTGCGCACCTGATCCTGACGCACGAACCAGCCGCGACCTGA
- the queG gene encoding tRNA epoxyqueuosine(34) reductase QueG produces MTTTALELLAKDLEAEARALGFAAFGIASAREDEVRAARLEEWLAEGAYGSMEWMADRLHHRRSPQGLWPQARSVIALGMSYAPALDPLRLEAEPQVGRISVYAQGADYHDVVKKALKHLARWLVSEAAKRGIPDAEVKVFTDTAPVMEKPLGQAAGLGWQGKHTNLVSREEGSWLFLGEIYTSLDLALSTPGRDRCGSCSACQDACPTAAFPAPYRLDARRCISYLTIEHKGPVPEEFRAALGNRIYGCDDCLAVCPWNKFADTAHRIKAFLPRAELTAPELADLLTLDDAGFRKLFSGSPIKRVGRNRFVRNCLYAAGNSGLAKLSPLVEALLGDEDEAVADAAKWALERLQDRQKA; encoded by the coding sequence GTGACGACCACCGCGCTCGAATTGCTGGCGAAAGACCTTGAGGCAGAGGCGCGTGCGCTGGGCTTCGCGGCTTTCGGTATCGCGTCGGCGCGCGAGGACGAAGTGCGGGCGGCGCGACTGGAAGAATGGCTGGCAGAGGGCGCCTATGGCTCGATGGAGTGGATGGCCGATCGCCTCCATCACCGCCGCTCGCCGCAGGGCCTGTGGCCGCAGGCGCGCAGCGTCATCGCGCTGGGAATGAGCTATGCCCCCGCGCTCGATCCGCTGCGGCTGGAGGCTGAGCCGCAGGTCGGACGCATCTCGGTCTATGCGCAAGGCGCGGATTACCACGATGTCGTGAAGAAGGCGCTCAAGCATCTGGCGCGCTGGCTGGTGAGCGAGGCTGCGAAGCGGGGGATACCCGATGCCGAGGTGAAGGTGTTCACCGATACCGCGCCGGTGATGGAAAAGCCGCTGGGGCAGGCAGCAGGGCTGGGCTGGCAGGGCAAGCACACCAATCTGGTCAGCCGCGAGGAAGGCTCGTGGCTGTTTCTGGGCGAAATCTACACCAGCCTCGATCTGGCCCTTTCAACGCCGGGTCGCGATCGCTGCGGATCGTGCAGCGCCTGTCAGGACGCCTGCCCGACAGCGGCGTTTCCGGCGCCCTACCGATTGGATGCGCGGCGTTGCATCAGCTATCTGACGATCGAGCACAAGGGGCCGGTGCCCGAGGAATTCCGGGCAGCGCTGGGTAATCGTATTTATGGCTGCGACGATTGTCTGGCGGTCTGCCCGTGGAACAAGTTCGCCGACACCGCGCATCGCATCAAGGCGTTTCTGCCGCGAGCCGAACTGACCGCGCCGGAGCTTGCCGATCTGCTGACGCTGGACGATGCGGGCTTTCGCAAGCTGTTCTCGGGCTCGCCGATCAAGCGGGTGGGGCGCAACCGGTTCGTACGCAACTGCCTCTATGCGGCAGGCAACAGCGGTCTGGCAAAGCTGTCGCCGCTGGTGGAAGCACTGCTCGGCGACGAGGATGAAGCCGTCGCCGATGCAGCTAAGTGGGCCTTGGAGAGATTGCAGGATCGGCAGAAGGCCTGA
- a CDS encoding helix-turn-helix transcriptional regulator: MKNRLKVLRAERGWSQQDLAERLGVSRQSVNAIETGKYDPSLPLAFRIADLFDLAIEAIFLREDAADI, from the coding sequence GTGAAGAACCGCCTCAAAGTCCTGCGCGCCGAACGCGGCTGGAGCCAGCAGGACCTCGCCGAGCGTCTCGGCGTCAGCCGCCAGAGCGTGAACGCAATCGAGACCGGCAAATACGATCCCTCGCTGCCGCTGGCCTTCCGCATCGCCGACCTGTTCGACCTCGCCATCGAGGCGATCTTCCTGCGCGAGGACGCAGCAGACATCTGA
- a CDS encoding ABC transporter ATP-binding protein: MLAETPPSDRPLAIEARGLIKRFEGTTAVNGVDISVPEGALYGILGPNGAGKTTTLRMLLGIIDPDEGSRRVLGAANPQDVARLIGYLPEERGLYPAMKAVEAIAFLGALRGLPLKIGRERGRALLEEHGLGHAADRQIRQLSKGMAQQVQILGTLVHHPRLVIFDEPFSGLDAINQGRLEETMRALAAAGTTVIFSTHVIAHAERLCDDVAIIAGGRVPFAGPVDVARDRIRPRVRLETRDPEGPWRHVLPADTRREGRYHLFALPESGIEPLLRALIEGDAGILSLSIERAGLHDAFVSIAGEAAARALTQSATEGDAA; this comes from the coding sequence ATGCTGGCAGAAACGCCCCCCTCCGACCGGCCGCTCGCGATAGAAGCGCGGGGCCTGATCAAGCGCTTCGAGGGCACCACTGCTGTCAACGGTGTCGACATTTCCGTGCCCGAAGGGGCGCTCTACGGCATTCTCGGCCCCAACGGCGCGGGCAAGACCACGACGCTGCGGATGCTGCTGGGCATCATCGACCCGGACGAAGGCTCGCGTCGTGTGCTGGGCGCCGCAAACCCGCAGGATGTCGCGCGGCTGATCGGCTACCTTCCCGAAGAGCGCGGCCTCTATCCCGCCATGAAAGCGGTGGAGGCGATCGCCTTCCTGGGCGCACTGCGCGGCCTGCCCCTGAAGATCGGGCGCGAACGCGGCCGGGCCCTGCTGGAAGAGCACGGCCTTGGCCATGCCGCCGACCGGCAGATCCGCCAGCTCTCCAAGGGCATGGCGCAACAGGTGCAGATTCTGGGCACCTTGGTCCATCATCCCCGCCTCGTCATCTTCGACGAGCCTTTCTCCGGCCTCGATGCAATCAATCAGGGGCGGCTCGAAGAGACCATGCGCGCGCTGGCGGCAGCCGGCACGACCGTGATCTTCTCAACCCATGTCATCGCCCATGCCGAGCGCCTGTGCGACGATGTCGCGATCATTGCGGGCGGCCGCGTTCCCTTCGCCGGACCGGTCGATGTCGCGCGCGACCGTATCCGCCCGCGCGTGCGGCTGGAAACCCGCGATCCCGAAGGCCCCTGGCGCCACGTCCTGCCCGCCGATACCCGGCGCGAGGGGCGCTATCACCTCTTCGCCCTGCCCGAGAGCGGCATCGAGCCGCTGCTGCGTGCCCTGATCGAGGGCGATGCCGGTATCCTCTCGCTGTCGATCGAGCGGGCCGGGCTGCACGATGCCTTCGTCTCCATCGCCGGAGAGGCCGCCGCGCGGGCGCTCACACAATCCGCCACCGAAGGAGACGCCGCATGA
- a CDS encoding LLM class flavin-dependent oxidoreductase, protein MTIPLSLLDLVPVREGESISSALAATTATAQAAEKAGYSRFWVAEHHGMDGIAGGATSVVLAHLGNATSTIRIGAGGIMLPNHTPYLIAEQFGTLAALFPGRIDLGLGRAAGADGRLAQALRKDIVGAAERFPNDIVELQARFGGQAVGGVASPQASGADVAIWVLGSSLFGAQLAAVLGLPYAFASHFAPTHLDEAARIYRERFQPSATLDKPHFMAAINVLAADTREEAEYLASSTDQSFVALRSGQPLRLPPPIRDYRASLPAAANAMLEQVRSVRAVGTPQDVRESIEAFVERTGADEVICACATYDPQAQIRSLELTMDALKHS, encoded by the coding sequence ATGACAATTCCCCTCTCCCTGCTCGATCTCGTTCCCGTCCGTGAGGGCGAGAGCATCTCCTCGGCCCTCGCTGCAACCACCGCGACCGCGCAGGCTGCCGAGAAAGCCGGCTACTCGCGCTTCTGGGTGGCAGAGCATCACGGGATGGACGGGATTGCGGGAGGCGCGACTTCGGTCGTGCTCGCACATCTTGGCAATGCGACCAGCACGATCCGCATCGGCGCGGGCGGCATCATGCTGCCCAACCATACGCCTTATCTGATCGCCGAACAGTTCGGCACGCTCGCGGCGCTGTTTCCCGGCCGTATCGACCTTGGACTCGGGCGCGCAGCAGGCGCCGATGGGCGCCTCGCACAGGCGCTGCGCAAGGATATCGTCGGCGCGGCGGAGCGCTTCCCCAACGATATCGTCGAACTGCAGGCCCGCTTCGGTGGGCAGGCGGTGGGCGGCGTCGCCTCGCCGCAGGCCTCGGGCGCGGACGTGGCGATCTGGGTGCTCGGCTCCAGCCTGTTCGGCGCGCAGCTCGCCGCCGTGCTCGGCCTGCCCTACGCCTTTGCCTCGCACTTCGCGCCAACGCACCTCGACGAGGCCGCGCGCATCTATCGCGAGCGGTTCCAGCCCTCGGCCACGCTCGACAAGCCGCACTTCATGGCCGCGATCAACGTGCTGGCCGCCGATACCCGCGAAGAGGCCGAATATCTCGCTTCTTCCACCGACCAGAGCTTCGTTGCCCTGCGCTCGGGCCAGCCGCTGCGCCTGCCGCCGCCGATCCGCGACTATCGCGCCAGCCTGCCTGCCGCCGCGAATGCCATGCTGGAGCAGGTCCGCTCCGTGCGCGCCGTCGGCACCCCGCAGGACGTGCGGGAAAGCATCGAGGCCTTCGTCGAACGCACCGGCGCCGATGAAGTGATCTGCGCCTGCGCGACCTACGATCCACAGGCCCAGATCCGCTCGCTGGAATTGACCATGGATGCACTGAAACACAGTTGA
- a CDS encoding NAD(P)/FAD-dependent oxidoreductase — MTHRDVIIVGAGHGGAQCAIALRQNGFSGSVTVIGREPEYPYERPPLSKEYFAREKTFDRLYIRPPTFWAEKDVTFRLGIEVVKVDAAGHSVTLSDGETMTYGTLVWATGGDPRRLSCAGAELAGIHAVRTREDCDTLMAEVDAGARKIVVIGGGYIGLEAAAVMAKLGLEVTLLEALDRVLARVAGEALSAFYQDEHRAHGVDLRIGAAVEGLEGDGKRVTGVRLADGEVLPADAVIVGIGIVPAVGPLILAGASGANGVDVDEFCRTSLPDIYAIGDCAAFACDFAGGRVMRVESVQNANDMATSVAKAICAAQADEGGANEPAPYKAFPWFWSNQYDLKLQTAGIGAGHDTAVLRGDPATRAFSVVYLKDGRVLAIDAVNRVKDYVQGRKLIEAGTKVDPDALADIETNLKDLM; from the coding sequence ATGACGCATAGAGACGTAATCATCGTGGGCGCGGGGCATGGCGGTGCGCAGTGCGCCATTGCGCTTCGGCAGAACGGCTTTTCAGGCAGCGTGACCGTGATCGGGCGCGAGCCGGAGTATCCTTACGAGCGCCCGCCGCTCTCCAAGGAATACTTCGCGCGCGAGAAGACCTTCGACCGGCTCTATATCCGCCCGCCGACGTTCTGGGCGGAGAAGGACGTGACCTTCCGCCTCGGCATCGAAGTGGTGAAGGTCGATGCGGCGGGGCATTCGGTGACGCTCTCCGATGGTGAGACGATGACCTACGGCACGCTCGTCTGGGCGACCGGCGGCGATCCGCGTCGCCTCTCGTGTGCGGGCGCGGAACTCGCAGGCATTCACGCCGTGCGCACCCGCGAGGATTGCGATACGCTGATGGCCGAAGTCGATGCCGGCGCGAGGAAGATCGTCGTCATTGGCGGCGGCTATATCGGGCTGGAGGCGGCGGCTGTGATGGCCAAACTGGGCCTTGAGGTGACGCTGCTCGAAGCGCTCGACCGGGTGCTGGCGCGCGTGGCCGGAGAGGCGCTCTCGGCGTTCTATCAGGACGAGCACCGCGCCCATGGCGTAGACCTGCGCATCGGCGCGGCGGTCGAGGGCCTCGAAGGCGACGGCAAGCGCGTGACCGGCGTGCGCCTGGCCGATGGCGAGGTCCTGCCCGCCGACGCCGTGATCGTGGGCATCGGCATCGTGCCTGCCGTCGGCCCGCTGATCCTGGCAGGCGCGAGCGGGGCGAACGGCGTCGATGTCGACGAGTTCTGCCGCACCTCGCTGCCCGACATCTATGCCATCGGCGACTGCGCGGCCTTCGCCTGCGACTTTGCGGGCGGGCGCGTGATGCGCGTGGAATCGGTGCAGAACGCCAACGACATGGCGACCAGCGTGGCCAAGGCGATCTGCGCCGCGCAGGCCGATGAAGGAGGCGCGAACGAGCCTGCCCCCTACAAGGCCTTCCCGTGGTTCTGGTCGAACCAGTACGACCTGAAACTGCAGACCGCCGGGATCGGTGCGGGTCACGACACCGCCGTGCTGCGCGGCGATCCGGCCACGCGGGCGTTCTCGGTGGTGTACCTGAAAGACGGCCGCGTGCTCGCCATCGATGCCGTCAACCGGGTGAAGGACTACGTGCAGGGTCGCAAGCTGATCGAGGCGGGCACGAAAGTCGATCCCGATGCGCTGGCGGACATCGAGACCAACCTCAAGGACCTGATGTAA
- the thrS gene encoding threonine--tRNA ligase, whose translation MSEMFKISLPDGSVREMPEGSTPADVAAAIGPGLAKAAIAARIDGELVDLTRPFAGDANLALVTSRDEADALELARHDYAHVLAEAVQALFPGTQITFGPATDDGFYYDVMAPESREPFSMDDLPAIEEKMREIIKADKPLVREVWSRQQLIERWTSEGERFKAEWAAELPEGEELTVYWSGQPGSQGAWLDMCRGPHLPSTGKLDPAAFKLTRVSGAYWRGDQKNAQLTRIYGTGWLNKKQLNEHLTRLEEAAKRDHRRLGQEMDLFHLQSEAHGSVFWHPKGYVIWRELEAYMRRAIDGAGYKEVKTPQVMDARQWEQSGHWGKYRENMFVIPDEVPNVEDEGPIVSDEAEWMALKPMNCPAHLLIFRQGIKSYRELPLRIYENGCCHRNEPHGALHGLMRVRQFTQDDAHIFCREDQIVAEVRAFCELADRVYKDFGFTYAIKLALRPEKRFGTEEMWDMAETELRNAVSDAGLATPEYGWEELPGEGAFYAPKLEWHLTDAIGRTWQVGTIQSDRVLPERLDASYIGEDGDRHRPIMLHRAIFGSYERFIGILIEHFAGKLPVWLAPVQAVVATIVSDADPYAYEVMEKLKAAGVRVETDLRNEKINYKVREHSLKKVPHLLVVGKREAEEGTVALRTLGAEHQKVMSLDEAIALLKAEATAPDLRGKDA comes from the coding sequence ATGTCCGAGATGTTCAAGATCAGCCTGCCCGACGGTTCCGTCCGCGAGATGCCCGAAGGCTCGACCCCGGCAGACGTCGCCGCCGCCATCGGCCCCGGCCTTGCCAAGGCGGCCATCGCCGCGCGGATCGACGGGGAACTGGTCGATCTCACCCGACCCTTCGCAGGCGATGCGAACCTCGCTCTCGTGACCTCGCGCGATGAGGCGGATGCGCTGGAACTGGCGCGGCACGACTATGCGCACGTTCTGGCCGAAGCGGTGCAGGCGCTGTTCCCCGGCACGCAGATCACCTTCGGCCCGGCGACCGACGACGGTTTCTATTACGATGTGATGGCGCCCGAAAGCCGCGAGCCGTTCTCGATGGACGATCTCCCGGCGATCGAGGAGAAGATGCGCGAGATCATCAAGGCCGACAAGCCGCTGGTCCGCGAAGTCTGGAGCCGTCAGCAGCTGATCGAGCGCTGGACCTCGGAAGGTGAGCGCTTCAAGGCCGAATGGGCTGCCGAACTCCCTGAGGGCGAAGAACTGACCGTCTACTGGTCGGGCCAGCCCGGCTCGCAAGGTGCCTGGCTCGACATGTGCCGCGGTCCGCACCTGCCCTCGACCGGCAAGCTCGATCCGGCCGCCTTCAAGCTGACGCGCGTCTCGGGCGCCTACTGGCGCGGCGACCAGAAGAACGCGCAGTTGACGCGCATCTACGGCACCGGTTGGCTGAACAAGAAGCAGCTGAACGAGCATCTGACGCGCCTTGAAGAGGCCGCCAAACGCGATCACCGCCGTCTGGGTCAGGAGATGGACCTGTTCCACCTCCAGTCCGAAGCGCATGGCTCGGTGTTCTGGCACCCCAAGGGCTATGTGATCTGGCGCGAGCTGGAAGCCTACATGCGCCGCGCCATCGATGGGGCGGGCTACAAGGAAGTGAAGACCCCGCAGGTCATGGACGCGCGCCAGTGGGAGCAGTCCGGCCACTGGGGCAAGTACCGCGAGAACATGTTCGTCATCCCCGACGAAGTGCCCAACGTCGAGGACGAAGGCCCGATCGTTTCGGACGAGGCCGAGTGGATGGCGCTCAAGCCGATGAACTGCCCGGCGCACCTGCTGATCTTCCGTCAGGGCATCAAGTCTTACCGCGAACTGCCGCTGCGCATCTACGAGAACGGCTGCTGCCACCGTAACGAGCCGCACGGCGCGCTCCATGGCCTGATGCGCGTGCGCCAGTTCACGCAGGACGATGCGCATATTTTCTGCCGCGAAGACCAGATCGTCGCCGAAGTGCGCGCGTTCTGCGAACTGGCGGACCGCGTCTACAAGGACTTCGGTTTCACCTACGCGATCAAACTGGCACTGCGCCCCGAAAAGCGCTTCGGCACCGAAGAGATGTGGGACATGGCCGAAACGGAGCTGCGCAACGCGGTGTCCGACGCCGGCCTTGCGACGCCGGAATACGGCTGGGAGGAGCTGCCGGGCGAAGGCGCGTTCTATGCGCCCAAGCTGGAATGGCACCTGACCGACGCGATCGGCCGTACCTGGCAGGTCGGCACGATCCAGTCCGACCGCGTGCTGCCCGAGCGTCTCGACGCCTCGTACATCGGCGAGGACGGCGACCGTCACCGCCCGATCATGCTCCACCGCGCGATCTTCGGCTCCTACGAGCGCTTCATCGGCATCTTGATCGAGCACTTCGCGGGCAAGTTGCCGGTCTGGCTCGCGCCGGTGCAGGCGGTGGTCGCCACCATCGTTTCGGACGCCGATCCCTATGCTTACGAGGTGATGGAAAAGCTGAAGGCGGCGGGCGTTCGTGTCGAGACCGATCTGCGCAACGAGAAGATCAACTACAAGGTGCGCGAGCATTCGCTGAAGAAGGTTCCGCACCTGCTGGTCGTCGGCAAGCGCGAGGCCGAGGAAGGCACCGTCGCCCTGCGCACGCTGGGCGCCGAGCACCAGAAGGTCATGTCGCTCGACGAGGCGATTGCCCTGCTCAAGGCCGAGGCAACCGCGCCTGACCTTCGCGGAAAGGACGCCTGA
- a CDS encoding ABC transporter permease: MKGRLPILSAAFVVARRDFFAILLSRSFLWFLCGPLFPVVILALAHGLGSHAEKSVSPPQLGIAMQSADVDAVLGAYDRLKPEFAAVLPDLTVVQRLAPGQHFDPGLALRNGKGEVAAILSGTPAAPRLTGTRGRLEDWRGPTALLAQAAKTGPDARYPSVTLVTTTTSGASQHAGELATAKGAQTLLFLLTMLLAGMVLSNLVEEKGNKIIEVLAAAIPMDAVFMGKLFAMLGISLVGIACWGSLAGAILIGGHVSLTLPTPAVGWPALFALGAIYFMLAYLLLGSVFLAIGSMATTVREVQTLSMPASMMQLVIFFLATFAVTVPGSPGEIAICLFPFSSPYAMLARAAQDPRLWPHLLAIAWQIAWVIVLIRFGARLFRKRVMKSGPAPVRKSLAARILRMIVGRSASKKPAPH; this comes from the coding sequence ATGAAGGGCCGCCTGCCGATCCTCTCCGCCGCCTTCGTAGTTGCGCGGCGCGACTTCTTTGCGATCCTGCTCAGCCGCAGTTTCCTCTGGTTCCTGTGCGGGCCGCTGTTCCCGGTCGTTATCCTCGCCCTCGCCCATGGACTGGGCTCGCATGCAGAAAAGAGCGTGTCACCGCCTCAACTGGGCATCGCCATGCAGTCTGCCGACGTGGACGCCGTACTGGGCGCATACGATCGCCTGAAGCCAGAATTCGCTGCCGTCCTGCCGGATCTGACAGTGGTGCAGCGGCTGGCACCGGGGCAACATTTCGATCCCGGTCTCGCGCTGCGCAACGGCAAGGGCGAAGTCGCCGCGATCCTCTCGGGCACACCTGCCGCCCCGCGCCTCACCGGCACGCGAGGCCGCCTCGAAGACTGGCGCGGTCCAACGGCGCTGCTGGCACAGGCTGCAAAAACCGGGCCCGATGCCCGTTACCCATCGGTTACGCTGGTGACGACCACGACATCGGGCGCCAGCCAGCATGCCGGAGAGCTGGCGACCGCGAAAGGCGCACAGACCCTTCTGTTCCTGTTGACGATGCTGCTGGCGGGCATGGTCCTCTCCAATCTGGTGGAGGAAAAAGGAAACAAGATCATCGAAGTTCTGGCGGCCGCCATTCCGATGGATGCGGTCTTCATGGGCAAGCTGTTCGCGATGCTGGGAATATCGCTGGTCGGCATTGCCTGTTGGGGATCGTTGGCCGGCGCGATCCTGATCGGCGGTCATGTCTCGTTGACACTGCCTACTCCTGCCGTGGGCTGGCCCGCTCTCTTCGCGCTTGGCGCCATCTATTTCATGCTGGCCTATCTGCTGCTGGGATCGGTATTCCTGGCCATAGGCTCGATGGCGACAACGGTGCGCGAAGTGCAGACGCTGTCGATGCCCGCCTCGATGATGCAACTGGTGATCTTCTTTCTGGCGACCTTTGCGGTTACCGTGCCCGGCAGCCCCGGCGAGATCGCCATCTGCCTCTTCCCGTTCAGTTCCCCCTATGCGATGCTCGCCCGCGCAGCGCAGGATCCCAGGCTTTGGCCGCATCTGCTGGCCATCGCATGGCAAATCGCCTGGGTGATCGTCCTGATCCGGTTCGGCGCGCGCCTCTTCCGCAAGAGAGTCATGAAATCGGGCCCGGCACCTGTCCGAAAGAGCCTTGCCGCACGCATTTTACGTATGATCGTCGGGCGCTCCGCCAGCAAAAAACCTGCGCCCCATTGA
- a CDS encoding PilZ domain-containing protein, whose product MEHVGGFDPVYPAEVAPSGAELRERPRFALLLRSAKLIGDQGEFLCIVRDVSESGVRLKLFNDLSRMTGLSLEMATGDLFALDMVWARDGEAGFRFLDPIDVQRFIGEGGPYPKRPIRLRLRHPARLMIAGEPHAAMIVDLSRQGAGVETQRHLAIGQRMRLEAEGLPPFDATVCWRRHPGYGLVFTQLMSLEELAERSARVQAMSFTEAP is encoded by the coding sequence ATGGAGCACGTCGGTGGTTTCGATCCGGTTTACCCGGCCGAAGTCGCGCCCAGCGGTGCGGAGCTTCGCGAGCGGCCGCGCTTTGCGCTCTTGCTGCGTAGCGCGAAGCTGATAGGCGATCAGGGCGAGTTCCTCTGTATCGTGCGCGACGTATCCGAAAGCGGCGTGCGGCTGAAACTGTTCAACGACCTCTCCCGGATGACAGGGCTTTCGCTGGAAATGGCGACCGGCGATCTTTTCGCCCTCGACATGGTATGGGCCCGCGATGGCGAAGCCGGGTTCCGCTTTCTCGATCCTATAGACGTTCAGCGCTTTATCGGTGAGGGTGGCCCCTATCCCAAGCGCCCGATCCGCCTGCGCCTGCGTCATCCGGCCCGGTTGATGATAGCCGGAGAACCGCACGCGGCGATGATCGTTGACCTTTCGCGGCAGGGCGCCGGGGTCGAGACCCAGCGCCATCTCGCCATCGGTCAGCGCATGCGGCTGGAAGCGGAAGGCCTGCCACCCTTCGACGCCACCGTCTGCTGGCGCCGTCATCCGGGTTATGGGCTCGTTTTCACGCAGTTGATGAGCCTGGAGGAACTGGCCGAACGTTCGGCTCGCGTGCAGGCGATGAGCTTTACCGAGGCGCCCTGA
- the msrB gene encoding peptide-methionine (R)-S-oxide reductase MsrB: MPRSFDQISLSRRTLLAAMGSASALAIAAPAKARSYPVNFTEDQWRQRLTPTQFAILRKAGTERAYSSPLNGEHRSGTFVCPADRNPLFSSKTKFDSHTGWPSFWKPLPGAVLTATDRTFGMVRTEVRCSRCGGHLGHVFDDGPPPTGKRYCMNGAAMIFTPG; the protein is encoded by the coding sequence ATGCCCCGATCATTCGATCAAATATCGCTGTCCCGCCGCACCTTGCTTGCAGCCATGGGCTCTGCCAGTGCGCTCGCCATCGCAGCTCCGGCAAAGGCGCGCAGCTATCCGGTCAACTTCACCGAAGACCAATGGCGACAACGCCTTACGCCCACGCAGTTCGCAATTCTGCGAAAAGCCGGCACCGAGCGCGCTTATTCCTCGCCGCTCAACGGCGAGCATCGATCCGGCACTTTCGTCTGTCCTGCAGATCGCAACCCGCTCTTTTCATCAAAGACCAAGTTCGACAGTCACACCGGATGGCCCAGCTTCTGGAAACCCCTGCCCGGCGCAGTGCTGACCGCGACCGACCGGACTTTCGGCATGGTGCGAACCGAAGTGCGATGTTCGCGCTGCGGCGGCCATCTGGGCCACGTTTTCGACGACGGGCCACCACCAACCGGCAAGCGTTATTGCATGAACGGCGCAGCGATGATCTTCACTCCGGGCTGA
- a CDS encoding integration host factor subunit beta: protein MIRSELLHVLAKENPELRIEDVERALDTFFEEITQRLADGGRVELRGFGAFSTREREGRTGRNPRTGDSVEVPAKRVPYFKPGKEIRERLNAE, encoded by the coding sequence ATGATCCGCTCGGAACTGCTGCATGTGCTGGCAAAGGAAAATCCGGAACTGCGCATCGAGGATGTGGAGCGCGCACTCGATACTTTCTTCGAAGAGATCACCCAGCGACTGGCCGATGGCGGCCGTGTCGAGCTGCGTGGCTTCGGCGCGTTTTCCACGCGGGAACGCGAAGGTCGTACCGGCCGCAACCCCCGCACGGGTGACAGCGTGGAAGTGCCCGCCAAGCGCGTACCTTATTTCAAGCCCGGCAAGGAAATCCGCGAGCGCCTCAACGCCGAATGA